In Equus przewalskii isolate Varuska chromosome 14, EquPr2, whole genome shotgun sequence, the sequence gcatagggaacgTGGTCAATAAcattataataactttgtatggtaacagatggtaactagacttgttgtggtgatcattttgtaatgtatataaatatcaaatcactatgatgtacgtCTGAAACTAATAGGAAATACTGTAtgccaattatacttcaattaaaaactaACCAAAAAACCAGAAGTGGAGTAAGCATCTAGCTCACTACCCAAGAGTTCTCATTCTGTGGTCCTCCTCCTGCGGCTCCCTTTGCTTAAACAGCCACTTTCCAGGCTTCTGTCCTTAGTCAGAGTCTTGCCTCTAGAACAGAGACATTCTTCTGAGGGAGTTCGAGACAACTGCGGTTTTCACCTCCGACCTCCATAGTAATGATGCCAGGCATGTAGTCGTCTTGGCCCAGACTGCTGCAGGTTCACTGTCATCTACCCCAATGTCTACTGAACCATTACTTCCCCTAAATATTCAACAAGCCACCTGGACTCAACATGTCTGACACTGAGTGCTTCATCGGCACCTGCCACTTACTCCTAAGCTAAAAACTTGCAGGCCATCCCAAAGGAGGCCTCGGCCTCCTCCTCGTCCCTATCCTCGTCACATCCTGTCATCACAGACAGcttctaatctctctctctcctctctcttcctacGATCACCACGCCAGCCTGGGCCTTCTCTACTCTTGCACAGACCACCACAATGGTATCCAGCCTTGCCGctcttctccagcttctcctcctccactgccATAGAAAAGACTTTTCCTAAAGTGAATTTTACACTATTTCCTTACTTCAAAGCCTCTAAGCTGGCTaactctcccccaccccatgaATGCAGCCTGAGATAAAGCccaattcttttttctcaattgCATTTAAGGCCAATTTCTCTAGCCACATCTCTTTCCCAGCCACTCAGTGCCACCCTGCACTCCCAGACCTAGCAGGCTGTTCTGCACTTCTGTGCCCTCTCCCTTGGTGCCAGGAATCAAACACCCCATCTCCCTGAACACCTCCTCACGCTGTTCCTGTGGTGCCTCTGCGATGACCAGAACTGTGTGTCGTGATTTCTATTCCTAGGTCCTCACACAATTCATAACACAATGCACGTTCTCAAAAATACGCTGAGTCCTTTTCTACTTAAGTCAAACTACGATACAGACTCATACTAAAGTTACTAAACCCTAGCATGACTTGGTTTCTGTAGCTCTCCACAGTCAAAGCATTTATGGCAGGTTGATACAAACTAAACTATTTCTCTGAAAGCGTTATCTAtcaacattttttcatataccaTGTTTTCCATGGATATTTTGATAACGAATATGTGACATTAGTTAGCAGTATTATTTTCAGGTCAGATTTCAGAATTTTAGATTAATGATGCATAGCATTTATTGACTACTTAGCACATACAAAACCTGTAAGTGTACTAGTCAgaagtcataaaagaaaataaaatggtattatCAGAGGTTACAGTCtcagaattttgtttaaaatattaatagctaccatttattgaggacttactaTTTGCCAGGTGCTTTTCATAGCACAATCTGCTCAAAGACCTTACAAAATAGAtaattaactccattttacaaaggagactGGGACTGAGAATTCCACAGAATTGGCACCTAAACCCAGGTCTCTCTGTGATTAAAATGCTCCATAGTGTTTTCTCTGATATATAATGACCACCAAAACGACTCAACCACAGGCTCCCGACTGAGCTCACTCCCCATATCCATTCCCTCACCCAGCACGCCAACCACACAGGAGCACTGTTCCTGcgaaaaactgaaaaacaaacgTGAGCTTTGTATTCAGTACACCACTGTTGTTAAAGCAAACCCAGACAAAGTCCCGCTGAGAACTCTTCCAGTAAAacctctgcgtgtgtgtgtgtgtgtctcagcaGGAAGGCACCAaaagtttaacaaaaaaaaaatcctttttcaaGTGTACTTCATTAAAAGCCAAAGATTCAAAGATTCCACGAAATAACCCCCTAGATTTTACACACCTAAAAGTGACCCACTGACAAACGCAGCAGCAAAGTATGTCATGATCCAGACAACAGAAGCAGAATTGGCTAACTGCATAATATTTCTGCAAAATCagagattttattattatgataTAGTCATTACTTCAATTTACTTATTTGCTGCACTTTGACAATCCAGACCATCCTTTAGAGTACTTTCTGATACAAGCATCAACACAGCAGGACAAGTTATAATAATCTTGGCAGTCAAAACccatgttttcattcatttatcttgTTTCACTTTCCATCAGCTACTATACTTCTGAAGCAAGCAAATGAAGGCTCAAAGCAGCATCTGAAAAACCACATTATGGTACTTACCACATTAAAGTTGATATGAGAAGACCCACGCCTACACAATCTATGAATACAACCCAAAGAAGCAGCTTGATCGTTTCAAAGAAGCCCATGTCCAGCACAAAGCCAAATCCTACAGTGGACACTGAAAAAGATTTATGAGATTCACTCAGGCACTTTGCCGGGTTCTGGGGATATGgggcacagcccctgccctccagatgcccacagtctagtgggggacacagacatgtaAACCAAACCCCAAAGATGTGTTCTGTGTAACTGATTAAGAAAcgtagagccagccctgatggcctggtggttcaagttcagcatgctctgcttcagcagcctgggttgagttcccgggtgcagaaccacacctctcatctgtcagtagccatcctgtggtggaggctcacatagaagaactagaaggacgtacaactagaatatacaactatgccctggggctttggagaggaaaaaaagaagactggcaacagatgttagctcagggcaaatctttcccaccaaaaagaaaaaaaaaaatgcagaccaCCTTGGAACACAAAATGGCCACCAGGATATCTGAGGTTTACTGACGaggcccctctctctctgtgggtCACCGGGGCAgccccagcattcagaacaccacTAGCCTGAAAAagcattaacatttttttaagtcgagttaatcatgaaaaaaatctgaCACACTTTAACACCTTAAAGGTGGTTAGGACCCTTTCACTACACTAGTGGAGAAACCAAGTAGTTTCTCAAGTTCACGTCAGTACTTCTACAACCCTCACTCTGGATTTGCCTgattgtgacacgcagtttccaATCGTGATATTCCTTTTCACAGTAGGTTTGCATTTGGGTATTGATTTATTTATCATAGTACTTAAAAGACAGAGCGATTGGGCCCAgcatggtggtgtagtggttgggttcacgtgccctgcttcagcagcctggggtttgcaggtttggatcctgggtgcagacctagcaccgctcatcaggctatgctgtggcggcatcccacataaaatagaggaagaccagcacagatgttagctcagggccaatcttcctcaccacagataaaaaaaaaggacaacaaAAGAGTAACTCTGTCCTCTGCTTTTCAAAGTCCCGAGGTAACAGTTTACTCTGGTGTCTGCTTAGGATATTTAGCACCAGAAACAATACAATCTTCTTTCCTGTCAGAAGATTTCTGAGGCTTCAGAAAAGAAGACATAGCTTCAAATATCCCCAAATTCTGACCCATGATACGTTTATCAGGAAAGTCTCCTAATAACAAGTCCAACCTGAAACACTCAATTTGTTCTTCAACTCTATCGCAGATAAACTAACACTTACCACAGAGCCAGATACTTAACAGGACCAGGAAAGCAGGGTCATCTCTGGCCCACTGATCCTTTGTCTGCTTTCGATAATGAAAGTTTCTATAAACCCTCTGTGGGGACGTGAACAGGTAGAGCATCTGCCAGGCAGCGAACTCAAAGTCCATCTGCCGAAAGCGAAAAAGCCTTCTCAGGTATTTGTAGCGCTTCGCCCCAGCCGTGTGTCTTGCTGCATCCCGGGAACTCAGCGCTCCGTTCCCATGCGCTGGGGAATTCACTGAAGTACTCGGTAACATCTTCCTAGATAGAAGAAAAAACTTCTCTTACAAGTAGCCTGAAGAAACCGTTGGCTGCTACTACCCTGCTTCTGAGTTACTTAGGAGGGAGGTCACTTTACATTTCCGCCCCAATACTTGAGAAAAGCCAGGGGTCAAACGCGAATGGAGATGTTTCTAAGGCTTGTTCTGGGGGCTGGAGAACTGCCAGCTGCACTTCCGGCAAGGACAGCCCCACGCCCTTCTGAGCCATCATCACACATTCACGCTTCACCTCCCTCAGTCCTCAGACAGCCCTCCCAGGTAGCTActgttggggagggaggaagggaacagAGGCCCCGGGAGGTGAAGAAACCCCCTCTTGCGCACACAGTGATGGAGTCAAAACTCAAACTCAGGCACCCTGCTCAAAATTCCGTGCTCTGAACCATCAAGCCTTTAAGGGGAAGCGTCTGTTTGAGCCAATTAGAAACAATGCTACCGACGAGCTAAAATAAATGGCCTATTGCTACAGGTCCATCAGCGCGTGACCAGCAAGCAACTCGTTTACTAGAAtgtgatattaaaaacaaagcaaatttcaAATCCACAGCGTTTTACTCCCCGAATAGTCCAGCAGTGGGAAGGACAGCGGGGGAGTGCCGCCGAACCAGTCGGAAGCCAAGCGAGCGCAGGTCACCGCCCGGCCCCCCTGCCCCGGCGGCCCAGCCCGGCCTCCGGTTCCACTGCCCAGGCCTCCGGGACGCCAGCAAGCGCCTCGCCGGGCCCAGCTGCTCCCCGCCAGCCTGGGGCCGCGGggagggttgccagatttagcaaataaaaacaaaggacgCCCGGTTACGTTTGAATCTCAGATACAAGAGTAACTTTCAGTATGAGCATGTCAGAAACACTGCATAGGCCATACTCTCACTGACACACTActcgttgtttatctgaaattcaactgTAACCGGGCATCCTTGATTTCATCTGGCAACCCTACGGCAGGCCGAGCAGCAGGCCCCGGACATGGTCACTCCAGGGCCCAGTGACGTGGGACCGCGAGTCGCCGGAGGAAACGGCAGCGGGCGAGCCAGGGCGACGCGCACACGGAGCCGTCGTCAGGCCTCACCTGGAACCCCGCTGCGGCCCCCACCCCGGGCCAGCCTAACCCGCCGCCTCGGCCCGGCCAACTTCCCTTCCCGCAACGTAGCCGGCGCGGGGGGAGTGACGCGCCCCGTGCGCCCACTTCCGCCGCGCGCGCGGCCTCTTGGGCCGGGTAGTCAGCCGCGGGGCCGCCGGAAGTTGTTGCTGTCGGCTTCCGCTTCCTCCTGCCGCGAACCGCTCGGGTCGCAGCTGTTGTGGCAGTGAACGAGTCGGGGCGTCGTGGGCGGGGGGCGCAGCCATGCCCCGGTATTACGAGGATAAGCCCGAGGGCGGCGCGTGCGCGGGCGTGAAGGAGGACCTGGGCGCCTGTCTGCTGCGGTC encodes:
- the UNC50 gene encoding protein unc-50 homolog isoform X1, encoding MLPSTSVNSPAHGNGALSSRDAARHTAGAKRYKYLRRLFRFRQMDFEFAAWQMLYLFTSPQRVYRNFHYRKQTKDQWARDDPAFLVLLSIWLCVSTVGFGFVLDMGFFETIKLLLWVVFIDCVGVGLLISTLMWFISNKYLVKRQSRDYDVEWGYAFDVHLNAFYPLLVILHFIQLFFINHVILTDTFIGYLVGNTLWLVAVGYYIYVTFLGYSALPFLKNTVILLYPFAPLILLYGLSLALGWNFTHTLCSFYKYRVK
- the UNC50 gene encoding protein unc-50 homolog isoform X2 translates to MLPSTSVNSPAHGNGALSSRDAARHTAGAKRYKYLRRLFRFRQMDFEFAAWQMLYLFTSPQRVYRNFHYRKQTKDQWARDDPAFLVLLSIWLCVSTVGFGFVLDMGFFETIKLLLWVVFIDCVGVGLLISTLMWFISNKYLVKRQSRDYDVEWGYAFDVHLNAFYPLLVILHFIQLFFINHVILTDTFIGYLVGNTLWLVAVGYYIYVTFLGYSAVNEEEATQKSSKSRIVLAGCRIILPKIHIPFWPHVL
- the UNC50 gene encoding protein unc-50 homolog isoform X3 produces the protein MLPSTSVNSPAHGNGALSSRDAARHTAGAKRYKYLRRLFRFRQMDFEFAAWQMLYLFTSPQRVYRNFHYRKQTKDQWARDDPAFLVLLSIWLCVSTVGFGFVLDMGFFETIKLLLWVVFIDCVGVGLLISTLMWFISNKYLVKRQSRDYDVEWGYAFDVHLNAFYPLLVILHFIQLFFINPLPFLKNTVILLYPFAPLILLYGLSLALGWNFTHTLCSFYKYRVK